The following nucleotide sequence is from Drosophila takahashii strain IR98-3 E-12201 chromosome 3L, DtakHiC1v2, whole genome shotgun sequence.
CACCAACTTGCCCGGATGACCGGTGAAGATCTCGGCCACTTGGAACGGCTGCGACAGGAAGCGCTGCATCTTGCGGGCCCGGGCCACCGTTAGCTTATCATCTTCGGACAGTTCATCCATGCCCAGAATGGCGATGATGTCCTGCAGCGACTTGTAGGCCTGCAAGGTCTTCTGAACCGCTCGCGCCACATTGTAGTGCTCCTCGCCCACCACATCCGGATCGAGGATGCGCGAGGAGGAGTCCAAGGGATCCACGGCCGGATAAATACCCAACTCGGCGATGGGACGTGAAAGTACAGTGGTCGCATCCAAGTGGGAAAAGGTGGCCGCCGGAGCCGGGTCACTGAGATCATCGGCGGGCACATAGACCGCCTGAACGGAGGTGATGGAACCATTGCGAGTGCTGGTGATCCGCTCCTGCATGGTGCCCATATCGGTGCCCAGAGTGGGCTGATAACCCACCGCCGAGGGAATGCGTCCCAGCAGGGCAGACACCTCCGATCCCGCCTGGGTGAAACGGAAGATGTTATCGATGAAGAGCAGCACATCCTGGCCATCCACATCGCGGAAATACTCGGCGATGGTCAGTCCGGTGAGGACCACGCGGGATCGAGCGCCCGGTGGCTCGTTCATCTGGCCAAAGACCAGCACCACCTTCGAGGAATCATCCTCCGTGGAAATCACCTTCGACTCGATCATTTCGTGGTACAAGTCATTCCCCTCGCGTGTCCGCTCTCCTGCGCCCACGAACACCGAGTAGCCGCCATGGGACTTGGCTATGTTGTTGATCAGCTCCATGATCAGCACCGTCTTGCCCACGCCGGCGCCTCCGAACAAACCAATCTTGCCGCCCTTCACGTAGGGAGCTAGAAGATCGATCACCTTGATCCCAGTCACGAGGATCTCGGGCTTCACGCTCAGATCGGTGAGCTCGGGTGCCTCGTTGTGGATAAAGGAGTAGTAATCGGACTTAATCTCCCCGCGATCGTCGATGGGATCGCCCACCACGTTGAGGATGCGCCCCAGGACCGACTTGCCCACCGCCACACGGATGGGATAGCCGGTGTCGATGACCGGTTGACCACGTCGGAGGCCTTCGGTGGAGTCCATGGCCACGCAGCGGACGATATTGTTGCCCAGGTGGTGGAAGACCTATGATAGttgtatttaaagaatttaaaatcttaaaagttagttataaaattacataaataGTATAATTAACACAtaaattatgtaaataaaaatttttttttcaattttctgtttaatttttaaagaagtcTTATTTAGGAAAagatatttcttataaaaaaaaacgattaaaATTGTGACTTACCTCCAGCACCAGGTTGTCAATGGGAGCATCCTGAACCTTGAGGGCATTGAGCACCTCAGGGACCTCCTCCTCGAAGTACACATCGATGACGGGTCCGATGACAGCATGGATGACTCCCTTGCGACCCTTGCTCTCCAGAACTTTGCCTCCGCCGCCCGGCTTCTCATCCTCACATTCATCCTTCGCCTTAACCTCACACTCGTCCTTCTCCTTAACCTCACATTCGTCCTTCTTCGGCTCGCACTCATCGCTCGACTTGTCCTTATCATCCCAAAGCGACGAGGATGCGTGCAAGGAGCGGGCATGGATGGGAAGCTGGGCGAAATTACCCAGGTAGCTTCCGCCATGAACCCCGTTTGCCTGGCCAATCCTTAGACCAATCCTTGCACATGCtactatgttttttttttttcagataaAGCTGAGCTGATATAATCGTCATATTCTTACCCGTGGCCACCTTAGTCAATGTTCCCAACATTTCTTATAAGttcagtttttctttttgctccTTCGACGTCTTTgctgcaaataaattttgctTATAATGACAACTTCCTTTGACAGATGCCAAGAAAGCCTACTAAAAcctatatttcttaaaatttaccGTAGAGATTTTTATGGGTTTTGGGTTGTCACCTATTTTGGTGCAAGGTTATTAGTTTTCTAACACTTATAGTAGAGTTGcaatctattaaataaaaaaaaaataatttgtttaagtgTTTTAACCAGATTTATATTACAATTCAGAATTTTCTTTcaaatttctataatttatgatcgaatgataaaatatgataaaaaagagtttaataaattaataaatatacataaaaagaACACTTTTTGTAAGGTTTCAATCtactaaattaaacaaattaaatttgtttaagttttttatattaaaattcagAATTTTCTTTCAAATGAATACctaattttcataatttttttcttataataaaaaaagggataatgaattaataaatatacataaaaacaACATAAGTAGTTTAAATGAATAACCGATCTCCTGAAAGTTTCAGTATTCCTAAGGGTTGAATCAGGTGTTACCTAGGTTACCGATAGCCAAGCGCTGGAACCAAAACAGTAATGCTCATTAGTTTATAGAAAATGGACGTACTATCGCATTACAGTTCCCCCGTAGTTGAATTTCCAGCCACTCAGCCCCTGGAAAAGCAATATGCCCTGGTGGATAACTGCACGGGCACGGATCCACCGCCGCCCAGCAAAGATGCCACCACGGGAACGCAGGAGCAGATGCATGTGGCCACCCAAACGGAGCAACGATTGGCTAGCAGCAAGGATGTGGAATACGACGAAAGGGCTTTGGCCAAGTTCCTGCGACAAGTTTGTCCAGTGATGGAGCGGGAGCTATTGAATCCCACTCCCCTGATGGAAGATCCAACAACGATGCAGTGCCGcttggaggaggagctgcaggTGTACACCTACCAGAAGTTGTCGATGGGAGGTGTGGAAAACTCCCAGGGACTGGCCATCTGGCTGTGTGTGCACACGAATAATGCTCCTGTTTTGGTGGCCACCACGGTGGCTCCCCATGATGACTGGTGCGAGCATGTGGATCAGCAGCTTAAGCTGTTCGTTCCCCAGCGGATGTCCAATGGCAACCTGGTAATCTACGCCGAAGCCAAAGTTCTGCCCTTGAAATCATGCCTGCGAAGTCTGAGCACTAATCCATTCAACAAGACAATGTTTGCGGGTTCCACGATGGATGGAGAGCTCTTCATCTGGTTATATGAGCAGGCCAGAGGTGCCGCCGATTCCAGCGTGGATATCAAACAGCTCTATGGGGTATCTTCCACCCAGGGAGCAGCAGTTGCTCTCGACTGGCCGAGGGAACACCTCCTGCTAGCTTGCTATGCCAATGGCAGTGTAAGACAATGGGATCTGAGCAGGCAGATGACTCTGGATTGGGAGTGAGTACTACTGAACAGGGAAATAacggaaaataacacacactgtaaaaaacttgtgttattaacaagttaaatgtcaaagtgttaagttcaaaagaagttattgacttgtgtgtaaaaaattgtatcttaCATTTGTTAGAAACATGCTTTGAAATGGTTCAAACTAACATATAAGACTCGTTAATGTCAGTaatatgtaattttcatttatgtAAAAAACATGTCGTGTTAgtaacacattgtgtaaataacacaagtgagctgtgtgtgttaacaattatttttcacattgttaaaatatcttaaaaataataattacttaaaaatatcaactcaaTGTGACTAGTGCGATAATTATAAGTGTGCACTTGTAGCGCtgggatattaaataaataaattaaaattaaattttaatcctTTTATTTGACAAACATGTCAACAATTTTGCTCTCACtgtaaaatagaatttttcatgtttttagcACGTGTGTCAATTTCCGTACCCTGCTACTATAGTTATAATTCTGTTTTAAAAGTGCTAAAAAATCGTATAACATTTAATGAACTCCCTTAGATACTCCCTGCCCGCCTCGGTTACCTCAGAGCCCACAGCTATGGTGGCCCTAGGACTAGATGATTTCGTGCTGGGCACTAACGATGGTGGCGTCTACCGCTGCTGGAGCACTGGACGTCATGCTGCAGCCACCAAGCAGATCCAATTGCTGGCCCTACGGCGACATCGTTTCATGGTCTCCACGCTGCTCCGAACAGAGATGGGAGGCAACCAGTTCGTCCTCAGCTGCGATCTCAGTGGACAGGCTTTCTATCACGATATGCGACTTGTGGATGAGGTCAGCACATGATCAACATAATTGATTGacttttaaacattttgtttcaAATACTAAACAGGATATGGCTCAGTTGATAGTCCAGATCCCATTGCCTTTTAAGAACGTCGTCGCTTGCAGTCGGGATGGTAATGTGATCTACTGCCCAGCCAATGATGGAGCACTTGAATACTACCGGGTGAGCGATGGAGCCCATGGCCATGTCAATGGAGGACTTCGAGGCAAAGGTAGCCTTATCCGAAGCAGCGACAATGGGTaagctaaatataaattacatataaatcaaaatgatatcaGTAAATCGTACAAAAATTGCCTTACAGTCGCTGGTTAATTTCCGGCCTCTACGGTGATGAGTTTCAGATTTTCTACGTGGAGTATTAAGAGTCACATTCGATTTTGTTCTCAAATAATCGCTTGTATTTGCATGACTGCTTATATGAAAGGATTCATCATCTCTTAGAGTTGCTATTTACacgagtttattttaaaatttctcagATCTCTAACAAATACCACATGTAAATATAgactatatattttgtataaacaaTAGTTTCTCTGTGTATAATTTCGAacaaaatgcacaaaaaatGAAAGCCATTTCGAAAATATTGCGTAAAATAAGACTGTTTCTTCTCGAGGATCTCGTTAAAACGGCGCTGTCTTCAAACGattcacaaaataaaattgtatctaTATTAACTACCGATCATTCCATAGTGTACACTCTTTATCAGGCTCGAGGGCTAGcgaaaaaacatataaaaaataatatgtggTGTGTAGAAAAAGTGTGTTACAATGACATAATTACAGAATGGCAATAAATGTATATGCTTTATAACCATTTGCctagagtaaaataaattatacaacTAACATTAACgagatatataaatatataatagaacTGCACACAATTTTGCTAAATCTCTCTTCCACGTTCGAACGTCCGATCCTAACTGTCCTAATCACGCGATTCCACTCTAATCCACTTCAGTCCAATTCGCATACACACGTTCAACTTTTCACTTAAGCTTAGATTGCAATCTGCTCCTTGCACATATCAAATATTGTTGTTTTCGCGATAGTTCACATAATAATAACTAGAAGCAGCGCTCGCCCAGCTTCTTCTGATTTGCCGATAAATTCAGTTGAAGAGCACCGTATTGGGGTCTTCATTATCCATCTGCTTAACGTGGCGCAGCACATCTTTCTTGGTTATGACTCCGAGTAGGCGACTGCAATTAATTTAGGATTATATCACTTGTTACTCATCATTACTGTCTCAAAAACCTACCCATTGTGTGTTACTAATGTCTGGCGAAGTCCCAGCTTGCGGAACATGTCCACCACCGTTTCCATGGGCGTTTGATCGGTCACCGTGATCGGCGCCATatccaaaatctttttcagTTTAAGCGGCTGCGGGCCCAGATTCTGAATCGGCTGGGTCGAGGTAAATAATACTAtggagctgctgctgattCCCTCAATCAGACGCTTGGCATtacctttaaaaatagatGGTATTAGTGAAAAATGAGTGGAAAAATCAGAAATAACTCACCTATGGCCAAGTTAAGATCCCTGCGCAGCACAAAGCCCACCAAATATTGATTCTCCCGGGACACCACCACTGGATATCCATTGTGTTCAGTTTCTTTTAGCAGGTTCTCCACATCGTCCACCGTCATGGAGTCTTGGGTAATGACATTCAGAGTTTCATTGCGCCTGAAAAGGGGAGTTTTGATTAGCAAAAATCGgaaatataaacatattttagcACTCACTTTGGCTGCATTACATCCGCCGCCAGTGTTGTGTGCGCAAACTCCTCCTTGCTGTCTAGGAACGGATAACCATTCAGCGCTATGTGCGCATCGTAGATACCTTGCCGGCCAAGGGCATCGCCCACCCACTTGGAGGCCATGGCAGCTGCCATCAGCGGCACGATATACCTCACACCGCCGGTCAGCTCAAACATGATCACCACCAGAGAGACGGTCATGCGGGTGACGCCTCCCAGCACGGCTGCTGCTCCCACAACAGCATACAATCCAGGAGTAATAAGATTGCTATCCGCACATTCGCCGGTGAAGAACCAAATGTTGGGGTAGCTATAGGCAAACTGTTCTACGCCAATTCCAACAATTCGACCCATGATGGCGCCCAGCAGCAGGGACGGAATAAACAGACCAGCCGGCACTTTCATGCCAAACGTAAAGATGGTTAGGGCCAGTTTGAGTATAAAGGTGAGCATCAGCAGCCAAATGGAGCTGTAGACACCGGAACCTGGCTCCGTGACCTCAATGATGGTGTTGCCCGTCGTGATGTTCATGCGTTTGTAGTCGCTATAAAAATTATCCAAATTAGTAAAGATTTTTtcacattaaaaatgttattttagaTACAAACCACAAGGGATTGGTAACATCGCCGGGTGAGCACTTGCTGACCAACAGGAATATCAACTCGTTCATGTTCATGCGGGTAAAGGGGTTGGGGTAGCAAATGATGCCAGTGACCAGGGTGACAAAGAGCACTTCCATGACGGGATACTGGCCCAGCTTGCTGAACTTCCTGTAGCGGCACCACCACAAATTGGCCTTGATGAAGAAGGTTCCAATTACAccctataaattaaattatattaattaattatattaacagtattttaaaatcttatacAACTTACTCCCATAATTCCCAGGAATACGAAAGGAATGAGTTCAAAGAAGATCCAGGGCTTATTGTACTCCACGAAAAAGAGCACGGAATGCTCGTTGCCAAAGGGAGTCAGTGATCTCAGGACGAAAGCAGCGATCAACGCACAAAAGAAGGAGCGCCACAAAGTCTTCAAGGGGAAGTAGTAGGAGACTTCCTCCAGCGAGAACAGAACGCCACCGATCGGTGCACCGAAGGCCACGGAGAcacctgctgctgccgccgccgaaaGTATCTCACGCTTCTTGGCCTCATTTCGACCGTATTTGGGGAATACGTGCGAGAATATGTTGCCGATACAGCTGGCAATGTGGACCATGGGTCCCTCCTTGCCCAAAGTGAGGCCAGCGGACACGGACAGCATCAAGCCCACCGATTTAATCAGCAGCGTCCATTTACCAAGATATCCGCGAATAATGAAGCCCGACAAGATGGTCTTTATCTCCGGAATACCCGATCCGCAGGCATATGGCGCAAACATGCGCACCAGCGAGGCGCTGAGCGAGGCAAATAGCAAAGCCCACAGCACATACCAGATGTAGGCGACGATATATGGTCCGGTGCCATTGCGATCCAGGCCAAAAATCTCAGGCCAGGTTTTCCACTGCAATAGAAAGCTGTTTTAGTGGCTTGTTTTGTAAGACTTATGTGTAGTACAAACTCACAGTTGAACAGTTGCCTTCCTCAAACACCGACTGCTTGGCCGGATAGCAGCATTGCTCCCGGTTAAACCAAAAGGCGGGCGGACAAATGCCATGCTTGAGATCCGACATCCAACTGGCTCCAATGTCCACCATGCCAGCCACACAGCCCGCGGCAATGCCGACGAGCAAAACGCATAGCCAGCCAGATCCGGCATCAATCGagcccttaaaaaaatatatatattttatcaagtaaggttttccattttaagataaatatattttacctttattaaatcccacagcgaGTCCTGCCGCTTCTTGACTATGTAGCGATGTCGCATCCGATCGCGGGCAATGTCCCGCTGCCAATCGATGGTGTGGAAATCCTCGTACTGTCCAATGCCAGGAATATCATCTTGTACGTCCGAGGAACCATAGAAGGACAGTGCTCCTACAgcaatgaaaaagaaaatcagaATCATTTTTGTTGTCTAGATTGAGTggcattaaatgtttttaaatgacTAGTTTAATTTGAATGGTCTGAAGTCATAGTTcacagaaaaaattacagtataattctaaatattttacttgtacttcattttatattttaaaaagaattgatttttggtacctactaatatgttttttatatgatTGCGACATTGTAAACACAATCCCTTTTTTCGCTTCAATAAAGTTTGATATTTTATAGCGCTAACATCATAATTACCCAGCAGCGATTGCAATTATCATCACATATGTGAATTGGTATTTACCCagcaaataaaatgcattcaTTTGAATTCGAATGAATAATTCTCAATAGAAATGCCAGCTGGTTGTTTGGACAACCCAGTGATTATTTCGTTAAACTAGCATCACGTGTACACAACCATTGCGCTGTGTTGGTGTTTAtttatcatatatatatagaagaaTTTAACTTGTATCCGAATTATGCCTGTATGCTAATGATCGTTggaattaattgaattgcccAGAGAGCGAGTACAGCTGTGTGCCACGCCACCGAAAACTGGGAACCGGCGACGTCGCCTTGCTCATATGATCATGATCTTGATTAACACCACAGACAGTGGACGACGCTTTACGCAATGgatctctctttctctctttcgGAACTCACCGTCCATGGGATCGCCGAAGGCACTGTGAGTTGGCACATGCTGGTGGTGAAGCTGGTGCATTGTCCGCTGACTGTGATGATTGCCACCGCCGCCGAGGCCGCCACCGAAATCCCGTTCGGTGTCCGATTCGGTGGCCGTTTCCCGGTGATAGCCACTGCTgcttcctgctcctcctccgccaccgATGCCGCCGCCCATGACGTCGCCCGGACTGGAGCGCGGTGTGATGTCGATCATGTCCTCGTCGTCGGTGCCCGGCGCCGTCAGGGAGGTGGTCAATTTGGAGTGCTGGGCCAGCGGGTGGTCGCGGAACGATCCGTCTAGGTCAGCGTCGCCGCCGGCTCCGTTTGTGTGGCCGTTCGACTGAAATAAAACAGCGAAAATAACGAAAAGCTATGAGGAATGGTTCGTGGATTTGGAGAGGTGGCCAAGCGCTTTGTTTACGCAGTGACTCTGATAAGATTAAGATCTCGGACAAAGTGAGatagttaaaataatacaaccaTCTGTACTTTGAGTTACATTTGGCAGCATTTCCGCCCCCTTTTGCCAGATGTTACTCGTAATCAGGGGTGTCGCACAAAACCCTTATCCGGGGTGCTTCAAAAATCCAttccaaaattataaattattgtcTTTAAAGACTAAAACGGAAATacacttaaatattaaaaaaaaaaacagcagttCCGGTGAAAAAAGAGATAAATAgcaaaaaattatagaaatggGATTATAAAGAAACTGACTTCAAGCTTTATAGATAtctattaaatttacatagaatttctttaaaaaaaaaacatattaaaacttgaaatgataattttgaaacagatattttaaaaatctctaGAAAAGTTcatatgtgaaaaatatatatacaaataagGACTTTTATTTCTGCACCATTCTTATCCAATAATTAACccgaattttatgtttctaacGGTTCATTTTGTGCTGCGTAGGTGATATGGGGGGAAATCCCCAATGGATTACAATATCAGGTACGGTGCGTACCTTTTTCATGACCGTTTGGTAGGCGGTTATGTAGCTGTTGCCCTCCGCGGCAGCCTCCCTGCTGCCCTTCAGCGGAAACTTTTCCATCGCTCAATCCTGCTCGATCCtatgtttatttttctctaaCTATCCAAAATTCTTGGGGTTCCTTTTTTGCGTTGCAGCGGAGTCAAGCGAAgcagagcagcggcagcgcAGTTGCAGCGCAGCGAGCGCACGTCACTAAgtacaaacacacaaacaatTGTTCGTTGGGCGAATCACCAATCACTTTCTTTCCATTTCACTCGGCCCGCGGACGTAAACTCGATTTGATTGGCATCAATATGGCTTAAACAGGTGTTAAATCGATGATAGTGCACATTATATTGGTAAAGTGCTTAATTTTGTATGCTATGcgaatattttactttatttgcaAAAATTCAGTATGACCATAGCGAGTCAGGTAggaaaatactgatttaataGCCGGATTCCGTTGCCACATTTTGCTGAATGAATATTAAGGGTATTCCCCAAACTGTTGATTTGATAAATCGTTGAGTTTCAGTCAGCTGTGTATCTATTGTTTCTTccaaatgtatttttagttttttattgaGTTAGTCATTTACACAATTATTTCGAAAAAGCAATTTTGGGATGTATACTGGGTGAAACAGTTCCGATCTGATATATCGAGAATGTCATATCAAATATATATCGTTAAGTTTGAAATATCGAAAAATTACGAATTTTACGTTATAAtattgaccaaaaaatattcaaaaatgtttttattatgttttttaaatataacatcGCAACTTTCAATTATCGATACAGTATCgatatataaatgttttcgGCAATCGTAGAGGACGTCCGTTTGTTGTCCGTTATTTTTTGCTGACAATTTcgcaataatattattattcaacGAGTTGCGTTTGGATTCGGTAGAGAATTAGTCAAGAACGAATGTAATCTGTGGGAAAAGATTAAAATGTCAGAGATACAGTGGTTTGTGTCATGGCTGGCCCTGTGGTTCTAGTACTGGAGTTTATCCCTTTAAATTTTACCCACTGCATTATGTGCAAAGAGTCAGTTATTCAGACAAGaactctggtttcaaaatgcCGATTTTGAAtgttgtatttatatatttatataggtACTATTAAGTCAATAGTgtcattttggtttttgttgttttttgaattttaccaTTGAcctttaattctttttttatacctttgCTTCggtgaaaatacaaattttgtgaataaacaaattaaaccgTTTCTAAAATTATCTCATTCGGCATGATGCAAGATAATAACTagcagataaataaatatttatcgaatatttaagaaactcttaagcacatttttttcttccaGCTCAGTTGTTTTATATTCCAGTAACATAGTTCAATGATGATTGCATTTATTCAAGCCTGGTTTTGTTGGTGTTTGTTAAGGtgataagaatatttttggcTTCTCTGTACAATGAGTTATTCATTCGAGCGTTTGCCTCAGGTACGATGAGGTCCATGGTTTTGATAGCTCTCGTGGCGTTGGTCCTTTGCGACGAAGGACTGGCCAGACTCTTGGATGAAAAATGTGAGAGTCAGGAGGAGTTTGGAGGCACCTCTGAACGACCACTCGGCACTTCTTGGATGGCAAGCGTGTACAACGAAACGGGACATCACTGCGGAGGATCATTAATAACCAAACGTGAGTTCTTGAACTTTTTACCTATaggtaatttataaattatattttttaacattaaattttcaacaggTTTCGTTCTAACAGCTGCTCATTGTATAGAGGGACAGGATTTACTGTAAATATCACTGGGAGTTTGCTTTTATATCATTGTTATTTTGATATCTTGTCTTAGGTATGTGCACTTGGGAGAATACGACCGATCCTGCCCTCCATGGAAATGCATGGGGGAAGTGGACCCCTTTAATGTAAGCGTGGCCATAGTTCATGGTCATTTTTCTTTTGATCACGGGCAGTATGATATAGGACTGCTAAGACTGGAGAGAGAAGTTCAGTTCAATGGTAAGCTATTCTAtttgtttcaatttttatgTAACAATTTCTCTTTTCCAGTGTTCATTCGACCAATTTGCATTATTTTAGATGACCCGGTAAATTCAGCGGCAGTCAACGAATACTGGGTCTACGGTTGGGGAATGCTTCGTGCTTTTGGGAAAAAAAGCAACATTCTGCAGGCCATAAAACTGTACCAGCGGGAATTGAAAGATTGCAGATATACCATAATGCCTTTAACTGATAGGCAGATCTGTGCCGGGGCTACCATAGGCGACACTTGTGGAGGTGACTCCGGTGGTCCTTTGGCAGCCTATTTTACCTACCAGGGAATAAAAAGATTCGTACAATTTGGGATAGTCAGTTACGGCAGAAATTTTTGCAATTCCAATGGTGTCTACACAAATGTGATGAGCTATCAAAAATGGATAGCTGATACTATAAGCCGTTATGAAGACAAAAACACATTGTTAAATATCAGATTTAACTAGAAATGATAAAGAATAACTAGATGTTCAAAGTCAATgcgtttaaaataaatgtaaaatggtCAACAAAGTGtttaaattataacatttttgaaaaattttaatgtaaaaGGGTGGTGAGGTAGATTTTCGCATGGTTTCTTAAAATTCACTAATTTACTTACAGCATTTTTGggtccaaaattaaaaattaataaataaaaaaagttttgaatttgaacattaaatattgtaTATTAATGGTTAccaatttaattgtaattaaagtTTTGTCCCCTCCAAACATACAGAAATAAAACACTGGCTCGTTCGTTTTTTTAAACCACATtcaatgtaaatatgtatttgcTGTTTATGGTAAAGACTTGACGTCTGCTTGAATATTACGCTGTTTAGTAGCTAGTTTTCATCCATTCCCGTGATATATGCATGCGTCGGAttcttttcccttttcttttGCTGTAGTAGCTCAGTATAGTATTACATAGGTTCAACTGCCTTTAATTATCCGTAAACTTTTTGCCTTGGCGCGCTTTTCAAAATAGTTTCGAATGGGTTTTGGGTATGGGACTTACAATAGATAAGACGACATATGTCGTAGTAATTAACTTAGTTGCGTAGGGTATTCATTAGTGGGGTGTGTGTAAATAATTTCCAGGGGCCTCGAGACTCGAGTGGGTCTAAAACTTAACGATAGGCCATATAACACTTAACAATTAGgagtaaaacaataaaattattagtaGGTAAATTGAGTGATTGTTTCTCATTAATTGGGCTTGGTACTCCTCGGGATTTCCTCTTGGTTTTTCATAGGTAGGTATATATAGACGATCCTCAGCGAAGTCCAACGGCGTGCTGGATAAATCTCAATGTCGCATGATTTTGCTGCGGTTcctcttctctctctctctcgttaAAGTAATTTATGCAGTTGTTGTATATggatatttgtatatatatatatattgttcaaTATTTATGCATTGGTTTTGGCCTACTTTGGCCtgccctaaaaaaattatgcGCATCGCGTCCCGTTCCGCCCCGAAATTCCCATTTACATACAAAACATACCGAGTACTCTACCTCTACCTCCGCTCTAGGTTCTTACAAAATTGGTGCCATCTTGTCGAGTGTCTTTGTGTGATTTTTTCTTCAATAATAAATGCAGAAGTTCGACTCTGCCTTATCCGTATCCTTCAGAGTTTCCACTTCCCCTTAGTCTG
It contains:
- the ClC-c gene encoding H(+)/Cl(-) exchange transporter 5, whose protein sequence is MEKFPLKGSREAAAEGNSYITAYQTVMKKSNGHTNGAGGDADLDGSFRDHPLAQHSKLTTSLTAPGTDDEDMIDITPRSSPGDVMGGGIGGGGGAGSSSGYHRETATESDTERDFGGGLGGGGNHHSQRTMHQLHHQHVPTHSAFGDPMDGALSFYGSSDVQDDIPGIGQYEDFHTIDWQRDIARDRMRHRYIVKKRQDSLWDLIKGSIDAGSGWLCVLLVGIAAGCVAGMVDIGASWMSDLKHGICPPAFWFNREQCCYPAKQSVFEEGNCSTWKTWPEIFGLDRNGTGPYIVAYIWYVLWALLFASLSASLVRMFAPYACGSGIPEIKTILSGFIIRGYLGKWTLLIKSVGLMLSVSAGLTLGKEGPMVHIASCIGNIFSHVFPKYGRNEAKKREILSAAAAAGVSVAFGAPIGGVLFSLEEVSYYFPLKTLWRSFFCALIAAFVLRSLTPFGNEHSVLFFVEYNKPWIFFELIPFVFLGIMGGVIGTFFIKANLWWCRYRKFSKLGQYPVMEVLFVTLVTGIICYPNPFTRMNMNELIFLLVSKCSPGDVTNPLCDYKRMNITTGNTIIEVTEPGSGVYSSIWLLMLTFILKLALTIFTFGMKVPAGLFIPSLLLGAIMGRIVGIGVEQFAYSYPNIWFFTGECADSNLITPGLYAVVGAAAVLGGVTRMTVSLVVIMFELTGGVRYIVPLMAAAMASKWVGDALGRQGIYDAHIALNGYPFLDSKEEFAHTTLAADVMQPKRNETLNVITQDSMTVDDVENLLKETEHNGYPVVVSRENQYLVGFVLRRDLNLAIGNAKRLIEGISSSSIVLFTSTQPIQNLGPQPLKLKKILDMAPITVTDQTPMETVVDMFRKLGLRQTLVTHNGRLLGVITKKDVLRHVKQMDNEDPNTVLFN
- the LOC108069928 gene encoding serine protease grass-like — protein: MRSMVLIALVALVLCDEGLARLLDEKCESQEEFGGTSERPLGTSWMASVYNETGHHCGGSLITKRFVLTAAHCIEGQDLLYVHLGEYDRSCPPWKCMGEVDPFNVSVAIVHGHFSFDHGQYDIGLLRLEREVQFNVFIRPICIILDDPVNSAAVNEYWVYGWGMLRAFGKKSNILQAIKLYQRELKDCRYTIMPLTDRQICAGATIGDTCGGDSGGPLAAYFTYQGIKRFVQFGIVSYGRNFCNSNGVYTNVMSYQKWIADTISRYEDKNTLLNIRFN